In the genome of Croceimicrobium hydrocarbonivorans, one region contains:
- a CDS encoding tetratricopeptide repeat protein, giving the protein MRKFLFIGVILIQALPILASNALFEQANKAYQEEDFLKAVELYDSIAAQGEVSAALYYNLGNAHYENGALAKAILNYERALRLDPKDEEIQHNLALAKSKRIDRFEEMPQNLFKAFRLSVLQLFQPDNWARLALGFLALALAGLALYLFSSYGRIGFVSLLGGSLLSLFSLIMAYSHQHYREEHPGLIIMSDSAYVKSGPGSEAEDLFILHAGTKGEQLDHFEGWTKLRLIDGKIGWLPDEDIEQIP; this is encoded by the coding sequence ATGAGAAAATTCCTTTTCATCGGAGTGATATTGATTCAGGCCTTGCCCATATTGGCCAGCAATGCCCTTTTTGAGCAAGCCAATAAGGCCTATCAAGAAGAAGACTTTTTAAAAGCGGTAGAGCTCTACGATAGCATTGCCGCCCAAGGAGAAGTAAGTGCGGCCCTCTATTATAATTTGGGCAATGCGCATTATGAAAACGGCGCCCTGGCCAAAGCCATTCTCAATTATGAGCGTGCCCTACGCTTGGATCCTAAAGACGAAGAAATTCAGCATAATCTGGCCCTGGCCAAAAGCAAGCGCATCGACCGTTTTGAAGAGATGCCCCAAAATCTCTTTAAAGCTTTTCGACTGAGTGTTTTACAATTGTTCCAGCCAGATAATTGGGCGCGTTTAGCCCTGGGATTTTTAGCCCTGGCTTTGGCCGGATTGGCCCTTTACCTCTTTAGTTCCTATGGCCGAATTGGTTTTGTAAGCCTGCTCGGCGGAAGCCTGCTCAGCCTGTTCAGCTTAATTATGGCCTATAGCCATCAGCATTATCGCGAAGAGCATCCGGGACTCATCATTATGTCTGACTCAGCCTATGTGAAAAGCGGACCGGGCTCGGAGGCCGAAGACCTATTCATCTTGCATGCCGGCACCAAAGGAGAGCAATTAGACCATTTTGAAGGTTGGACCAAATTGCGACTGATCGACGGAAAAATCGGTTGGTTACCGGATGAGGATATTGAGCAAATCCCTTAA
- the dgt gene encoding dGTP triphosphohydrolase, whose protein sequence is MELSWKNCYSPRRFGDDRMPEDARSVYERDYDRIIFSSAFRRLQNKTQVFPLPERVFVHNRLTHSLEVVSVGRSLGMIVGEKLANLPALKEDEKARDFYRNQLKSVVSAACLAHDLGNPAFGHSGEEAISKYFLDREQDKGFRAAFTAGEWEDLTHFEGNANALRLLSRQFKGRMKGGLQMTYTTLASILKYPCESLARDKKKGKHRSKYGFFQDDQEVFEAIVREFPLALDSEKPLAYRRHPFVYLVEAADDICYSIIDYEDAHRLGILSFEEVKDDFMRVLEQDPNTDMSRLGRNLENLREDKNESVAYLRAKVINALVQACADAFLANQEVILKGDFSTSLLDSLKPYQNALKQIEKKSIGRIYNHDSVMKIELAGFKIMSGLIEDFVEAALLAKDDRQKRHQKVLALIPNQFQFEEEDRPYEKVMCILDFVSGMTDNYALELYRNLRGISVPGI, encoded by the coding sequence ATGGAATTGAGCTGGAAAAATTGCTACAGCCCGCGCCGTTTTGGCGACGATCGTATGCCCGAAGATGCGCGATCGGTTTACGAAAGGGACTACGACCGTATTATTTTCTCATCCGCCTTTAGGCGCTTGCAAAACAAGACCCAGGTGTTCCCATTGCCGGAGCGGGTTTTTGTGCATAATCGCCTTACCCACTCTCTGGAAGTGGTTAGCGTGGGGCGTTCTTTGGGGATGATAGTTGGGGAAAAGCTAGCCAATTTGCCCGCTCTAAAAGAGGACGAAAAGGCCCGCGATTTTTACCGCAACCAATTAAAGTCCGTGGTTTCCGCGGCCTGCCTGGCCCACGATTTAGGGAACCCCGCTTTTGGGCATTCGGGTGAAGAAGCCATTTCCAAATATTTCCTCGATCGCGAGCAGGACAAAGGTTTTAGGGCTGCATTTACCGCCGGCGAATGGGAAGACCTTACTCATTTTGAAGGCAATGCCAATGCTTTGCGTTTGCTCAGTCGGCAATTTAAAGGCCGCATGAAAGGTGGTTTGCAAATGACCTACACCACTTTGGCCAGCATCTTAAAATATCCTTGCGAAAGCCTGGCTCGCGATAAAAAGAAGGGCAAGCATCGCAGTAAGTATGGTTTCTTTCAAGATGATCAAGAGGTTTTTGAGGCCATTGTGAGGGAGTTCCCCTTAGCTTTGGATAGCGAGAAACCCTTGGCCTATCGTCGGCATCCTTTTGTGTACTTGGTTGAGGCGGCCGATGATATATGCTATAGCATTATCGACTATGAAGACGCACATCGCTTGGGCATCCTCAGCTTTGAGGAGGTGAAGGACGATTTTATGCGGGTACTGGAGCAGGATCCTAATACGGATATGAGCCGCTTAGGTCGGAATCTGGAAAACCTGCGCGAGGATAAAAATGAGTCGGTGGCCTATTTAAGAGCCAAGGTGATTAATGCTTTGGTACAGGCTTGCGCCGATGCGTTTTTAGCTAATCAGGAAGTGATTCTTAAGGGCGATTTCAGTACTTCCTTATTGGATAGCCTTAAGCCCTATCAAAATGCGCTGAAGCAGATTGAAAAGAAATCCATCGGTCGGATTTACAATCACGATAGTGTGATGAAAATCGAATTGGCGGGATTCAAAATTATGAGCGGCCTGATTGAGGATTTTGTAGAAGCAGCTCTCTTGGCTAAGGATGATCGTCAAAAACGACATCAAAAAGTACTGGCTTTAATTCCCAATCAATTTCAATTTGAGGAAGAGGATCGACCCTATGAAAAGGTGATGTGCATTCTGGATTTTGTAAGCGGCATGACCGACAATTATGCCCTGGAATTGTATCGCAACCTCAGAGGGATTTCGGTACCCGGGATTTAA